In Luteimonas viscosa, the genomic window AGCATGGGGGCGAAGAGCTTCATCGTCCGCGGCCTGGGCAACGACGACAGCTTCCACAGCTGCAGCCACGGCGCCGGCCGGGTGATGAGCCGCACCGCGGCCCGCAACAGCATCACCCTCAAGCAGCACCGCGAGGCGACCGCGCACGTCGAATGCCGCAAGGACCAGGCCGTGATCGACGAATCCCCGGCCGCGTACAAGGACATCGACGCGGTGATGGCAGCACAGTCGGATCTGGTGGAAGTGGTGCACACCCTGCGCCAGGTGGTGTGCGTCAAGGGATGAGGAATGGCCCGCGCAACTGCCGCTTCCCCCCGTAGCCCGGATAAGCCCGCAGGGCGCATCCGGGGGACCTCCGCATCAGAGCCCCATGTCGTCTCCCGCCTAGGGACGCGCCCGGTCGGGTGGCGCGCGCCCGGCCAACCGCAGGTGCACCGGGCGGCGCGTCGCGTCGAGCTCAACCCCGCCGGCATGAAGCCGCTGCGACGGCTGATGGAAGTGTCCCCGTCGATCGTGGATCGCGATGCGCTCGAAACCCGCCCTGGCCGGCACCCCGTTCCCGGTGGATCAGGCCTTGGCCGCGGCATCGTGCTGCGGCTGTACGGGTGCAACCGCGGGGACTTCCCGATACGCGAGGACAAGTCGCGTGACCACCTGTCTCTCCCGGCGAGCGCGGCAGGCTGCCTCGCAAGCAGGAGGCACACGTGGCACCGCATGGCGGGCGGACGATCGCTCGCAGCTTTCGACAAACCGCAGCAGGAAAGTCCAATGCCTTGCGCGGGCGGCGGAAGCATACTCCGGGGCTGGCCTCCCGCATGACGACACCCATGGACTACGACACCCTGATGCAGGCCAACCTGACCCGCGTGTTCGGCGAGCACGATCCCGGGCGCCGGATCGAAGCCATCGCCGCACTCTATGCCGCCGATGCAGCACTCTACGAACCGCACGCGGTGGCCAGGGGTCATGCCGCGATCAACGCCGCGGTCACCACGCTGCTCGCCGGCCTTCCGCCGGACTTCGTGTTCACCGCGCAGGGCCCGGCCGTGGGCCATCACGGGCTTGGCCGATTGAGGTGGAACGCAGGCCCTGCCGGCGGCCCCGCGGCCGTGACCGGAATGGATGTCGCGCAGGTGGACCGCGGGCGCATCCACGCGCTGCACGTGTTCATCGACCCCGCCAACGCCTGAACTCCTGCGGGTTCGACCGTGTCCCATCGCCCGAAATCGGCGTCGACGGCCTGCTGCGTCCGCAGGACGGCAACCTGGTGCTGATCGACCACTAGCCTCCCGGTTCGTCGACCCTCCCACCGGGGGAGCAGGCTGCTGGCACACGGCCGGGCGCATCTTGGCCGCCCCCGCGGATCGTGCAGTGGTGCATGGCGCACAATACCCGGCACCCCGCACCATCAGGACGTGGCATGGACGTTGAAGCTACGCTCCGCGCAGCCCTGCGCGAAGCAGGTTATGGCCCCGATGCCATCGGATCGGCCTTGCCGCGGATCATGCGCATCGTGCAGGCGGAGGACGTGCGTATCGAAGCCGGACGCGTCCTTTCGCGCAAGGAGCGCGAGTACGTACGCGTGCAGCTCGAGATGGGCGTCGACGTGTCCGAGATCGTGGCCGGCCTGAAACGCTGATGTTCGCCGGGCCCTTTGCGGATGCCCGGGCGGACGCAGTTGTTGCGGGAGCTCGCGCCCGAAGACGTCGCGTGCATCGCGATCCCCGCGGAGTTCACCGCCTGGCATCGCCACGGTGCAGTCCGCGGTGTGGGTGATGGCCACCGGCGTCCCGTTCGCGTGCGTGGGTGCGTGGGCGGCGTGGCGGCTGACGCGTCCGCCCGCGGGCGTGGCGCCTGCCTGAGCGGGGACCGGCTGCCGGCGCCCGTTCCTCGATGCGGAGCGGGGCGTGGTCAGCCAATCGTCAGCGAGCGGATCCGATCGCCCTGCAGTTCGAACACGTGGTCGAGCCGCACCGGGCTGCCGGGGAAGTTGCCCGCCACGTTCGCGGTGACCGTCAGCCGCTCGCCGTCGCGGACCGCATCCACGGGTTCGACCGAATAGTCGAACCTGGCGCGCGCCTCGTCCTTCCAGGCGCGGATCGCGGCGTGTCCGCGGTGGGTCCGGCGCTCGTCGTGCACGATCGCGTCGTCGGTGAAGCAGTCGTCGAGCCGGGCCGTGTCCGCGCCATTGCTGGCCTGGAAGTAGCGGGAGACCGCATCGGGCAGGGAGATGGGCATCGTCGTGTCCTCGCAACGGATTGTCGGTATCCGATGGTGGTCATAGACTCGCGACGCATCAAGAACGCACCCGAAGGTAAGTGGCCCGACCCATGGGGAAGCCGTACACGCCGGAAACCGCCGCACGCGATGTCGAAGCAGCGCTCGGCCTGCTCGAGGGCCGCTGG contains:
- a CDS encoding nuclear transport factor 2 family protein; amino-acid sequence: MPISLPDAVSRYFQASNGADTARLDDCFTDDAIVHDERRTHRGHAAIRAWKDEARARFDYSVEPVDAVRDGERLTVTANVAGNFPGSPVRLDHVFELQGDRIRSLTIG
- a CDS encoding nuclear transport factor 2 family protein encodes the protein MTTPMDYDTLMQANLTRVFGEHDPGRRIEAIAALYAADAALYEPHAVARGHAAINAAVTTLLAGLPPDFVFTAQGPAVGHHGLGRLRWNAGPAGGPAAVTGMDVAQVDRGRIHALHVFIDPANA
- a CDS encoding polyprenyl synthetase codes for the protein MDVEATLRAALREAGYGPDAIGSALPRIMRIVQAEDVRIEAGRVLSRKEREYVRVQLEMGVDVSEIVAGLKR